The following are from one region of the Stanieria sp. NIES-3757 genome:
- a CDS encoding glucose-1-phosphate adenylyltransferase — translation MKRVLAIILGGGAGTRLYPLTKLRAKPAVPLASKYRLIDIPVSNCINSEILKIYVLTQFNSASLNRHLNRSYNFSGFREGFVEVLSAQQTVENTGWFQGTADAVRQYLNLLEEWEIDEYLILSGDHLYRMDYSEFIQRHRDTQADITLSVVPIDEKPASSFGLMKIDSQGRVIDFSEKPKGEALKNMQVDTSVLGLTPEQAKQKPYIASMGIYVFKKEVLVDLLKQNLEQTDFGKEIIPAAAKNHNVQAYLFNGYWEDIGTIEAFYHANLALTQQPQPPFSFYDEKAPIYTRSRYLPPSKMLNCQVSESMIGEGCILKNCRIHHSVLGVRTRIESDCIIEDTLLMGSDFYEPFAERNSGLSQGRIPVGIGEGSTIRRAIIDKNARIGRNVQIINKEGIEEAERESEGFYIRSGIVVVLKNATIPDGTII, via the coding sequence GTGAAAAGAGTATTAGCCATAATTCTTGGAGGAGGCGCGGGTACTCGTCTTTATCCATTAACTAAATTAAGAGCAAAACCAGCAGTACCACTAGCTAGTAAATACCGCTTAATAGATATTCCTGTTAGTAATTGTATTAACTCGGAAATTCTTAAAATTTATGTTTTGACCCAATTTAATTCAGCTTCTTTAAACCGACATCTGAATCGTAGCTATAATTTTTCTGGCTTCCGAGAAGGATTTGTTGAAGTATTGTCAGCCCAACAAACCGTTGAGAATACTGGTTGGTTTCAGGGAACAGCCGATGCGGTACGGCAATATTTAAATCTTTTAGAAGAGTGGGAGATTGATGAATATTTAATTCTCTCAGGAGACCATCTCTATCGAATGGATTATAGTGAATTCATTCAACGTCATCGAGATACTCAGGCTGATATTACTTTATCTGTTGTACCAATTGATGAAAAACCTGCCTCTAGTTTTGGTTTGATGAAGATTGATTCTCAAGGTAGGGTAATTGACTTTAGTGAAAAACCGAAGGGAGAAGCTCTCAAAAATATGCAGGTAGATACTAGCGTTTTGGGGTTGACACCTGAACAAGCCAAACAAAAACCCTATATTGCTTCTATGGGGATTTACGTATTTAAAAAAGAAGTTTTGGTTGATTTACTCAAACAAAATTTAGAACAAACGGATTTTGGCAAAGAAATTATTCCTGCTGCTGCTAAAAATCATAATGTTCAAGCTTATCTTTTTAATGGTTATTGGGAAGATATCGGAACTATAGAAGCTTTTTATCACGCAAATTTAGCTCTAACTCAGCAGCCTCAACCGCCTTTTAGTTTCTATGACGAGAAAGCACCCATTTATACCCGTTCTCGTTATTTGCCACCTAGTAAAATGCTCAATTGCCAGGTGAGCGAATCAATGATTGGTGAAGGCTGTATTCTCAAAAACTGCCGAATTCATCATTCTGTGTTGGGTGTTCGGACTCGAATTGAATCTGACTGTATCATTGAAGACACTCTCCTGATGGGTTCTGACTTTTATGAACCTTTTGCCGAACGGAATTCTGGTTTAAGCCAGGGACGTATTCCTGTCGGAATTGGTGAAGGCAGTACAATTCGGCGGGCAATTATTGATAAAAATGCTCGGATTGGGCGTAACGTGCAAATTATCAATAAAGAGGGCATTGAAGAGGCAGAAAGAGAAAGCGAAGGATTTTATATTCGTAGCGGTATAGTTGTAGTTTTAAAAAATGCCACTATCCCTGATGGAACAATAATCTAA
- a CDS encoding Fe-S metabolism associated SufE, with protein MTTPLPPNLERIVERFKRRSNPKQRYEQLLWYAKKLPVMSDEDKTPENKVSGCVSQVYITANLEDGKVRYQGDSDAQLVKGLVALLIEGLDGLTPEEIIQVTPDFIEETGLKVSLTPSRANGFYNIFQMMKKKALGFHLGMSA; from the coding sequence ATGACCACACCACTGCCTCCAAATTTAGAACGAATTGTAGAACGTTTTAAACGTCGTTCTAATCCAAAACAGCGTTATGAGCAATTGCTTTGGTATGCTAAAAAATTGCCAGTAATGTCAGACGAAGACAAAACACCAGAGAATAAAGTTAGTGGCTGTGTTTCTCAGGTATACATTACTGCTAATTTGGAAGACGGAAAAGTCAGGTATCAGGGAGATTCCGATGCTCAATTAGTGAAAGGTTTAGTTGCATTACTAATTGAAGGTTTAGATGGTTTAACTCCTGAAGAAATAATCCAAGTTACTCCAGATTTTATTGAAGAAACAGGTTTAAAAGTAAGTTTAACTCCCTCACGAGCAAATGGTTTTTATAACATTTTTCAAATGATGAAGAAAAAAGCTTTAGGATTTCATTTGGGAATGTCTGCTTAA
- the fur gene encoding ferric uptake regulation protein: protein MPHYNATSLKAELNAKGWRMTPQREKILHVFQNLPKGNHLSAEELHGLLENRGESISLSTIYRSVKLMTRMGILRELELAEGHKHYELNQPYPHHHHHIVCIQCNNTIEFKDDSILKHSLKQCEKEGFQLIDCQLTVMTICPEALRMGWPSALPSNWCCTRAISENKKLQHQ, encoded by the coding sequence ATGCCTCATTACAATGCCACTTCCCTCAAAGCTGAGTTAAACGCCAAAGGCTGGCGGATGACACCACAGCGAGAAAAAATTTTACATGTTTTTCAAAATTTGCCTAAAGGAAATCATTTAAGCGCAGAAGAACTACACGGTTTGTTAGAAAATCGAGGAGAATCAATTAGTTTATCAACAATTTACCGTAGTGTAAAATTAATGACCCGAATGGGAATTCTTCGCGAATTAGAATTAGCTGAAGGACACAAACATTATGAATTAAATCAACCCTATCCTCACCATCATCATCATATTGTCTGTATTCAATGTAATAACACCATTGAGTTCAAAGATGACTCAATCTTAAAACACAGTCTCAAACAATGTGAAAAAGAAGGATTTCAACTAATTGACTGTCAGTTGACAGTAATGACTATTTGTCCAGAAGCTTTGAGAATGGGATGGCCTTCTGCTTTGCCTAGTAACTGGTGTTGTACCCGTGCTATTTCTGAGAATAAAAAATTACAACATCAATAA
- a CDS encoding glycosyl transferase group 1, translated as MKILVLAWEFPPRIVGGIARHVAELYPEIANLGHEIHLLTVEFGSAPRYEIVDGVYIHRVSVAGGYDFFHWVVNMNESMGTHAGKLITEEGNFDLIHAHDWLVGDAAIALKHIFKIPLVATIHATEYGRYNGIYTAEQRYIHGKETKLAYEAWRVIVCSQYMRYEVERALQCPWDKVDVVYNGIRPEKKLQADNFDRVSFRRRFAEDRQKIVYYVGRMAYEKGVFILLNAAPQVLSEMGGHVKFVIIGGGNTDHLKQQAWNLGIWDHCYFTGFMSDHDLDKFQTIADCAVFPSLYEPFGIVALESFAARVPVVVSDTGGLPEVVQHTKTGVVTYANNPDSLAWGILEVLKNPGYAQWLIDNAYQSLATRFCWKKLALATEAVYGRILHERAQCTWE; from the coding sequence ATGAAGATTTTAGTATTAGCTTGGGAATTTCCGCCTCGAATTGTCGGTGGGATTGCACGTCATGTTGCAGAATTGTATCCAGAAATTGCTAACTTAGGACACGAAATTCATTTACTCACTGTTGAATTTGGTTCAGCCCCTCGCTATGAAATAGTAGATGGAGTTTATATTCATCGCGTATCTGTGGCAGGAGGTTATGACTTTTTCCACTGGGTCGTTAATATGAATGAAAGCATGGGTACTCATGCTGGAAAATTAATTACTGAAGAAGGCAATTTCGATCTGATTCACGCTCATGATTGGTTAGTTGGGGATGCTGCGATCGCTCTTAAACATATTTTTAAAATTCCTTTAGTAGCTACCATTCATGCCACTGAATATGGTCGTTATAACGGCATTTACACCGCAGAACAAAGATATATTCACGGGAAAGAAACCAAACTCGCTTACGAAGCTTGGCGTGTGATTGTCTGTAGTCAATATATGCGTTACGAAGTTGAACGAGCTTTACAATGTCCTTGGGATAAAGTTGATGTTGTCTACAATGGCATTCGCCCAGAAAAAAAACTACAAGCTGATAATTTTGATCGAGTGAGTTTTCGTCGTCGTTTTGCTGAAGACCGTCAAAAAATCGTCTATTATGTTGGTCGCATGGCTTATGAAAAAGGCGTATTTATCCTACTCAATGCAGCCCCACAAGTACTCTCGGAAATGGGGGGTCACGTTAAATTTGTGATTATTGGTGGTGGAAATACGGATCATCTCAAACAACAGGCTTGGAATTTAGGCATTTGGGATCATTGTTACTTTACAGGATTTATGTCTGACCACGATCTAGATAAATTTCAAACCATTGCTGATTGTGCTGTTTTTCCCTCTCTCTATGAACCTTTTGGGATTGTAGCTTTAGAAAGTTTTGCAGCCAGAGTTCCAGTTGTGGTTTCAGATACAGGAGGTTTGCCCGAAGTAGTACAACATACCAAAACGGGAGTTGTTACCTATGCGAATAATCCTGATTCCCTCGCCTGGGGAATTTTGGAAGTTCTCAAAAATCCTGGTTATGCTCAGTGGTTAATTGATAATGCTTACCAATCTTTAGCCACTCGTTTCTGTTGGAAGAAATTAGCACTTGCCACCGAAGCAGTTTATGGACGCATTTTACACGAACGGGCGCAATGTACTTGGGAATAA
- a CDS encoding thioredoxin, producing the protein MSAATAVTDSSFTQEVLESDVPVLVDFWAPWCGPCRMVAPVVDEIAEQYEGQVKVVKLNTDENPQVASQYGIRSIPTLMIFKGGQRVDMVVGAVPKTTLANTLEKYL; encoded by the coding sequence ATGTCAGCAGCTACAGCAGTGACAGATTCGAGTTTTACGCAAGAAGTATTAGAGTCCGATGTTCCTGTTTTGGTAGATTTTTGGGCTCCTTGGTGTGGTCCTTGTCGTATGGTTGCACCAGTTGTAGATGAAATCGCCGAGCAATATGAAGGACAAGTAAAAGTAGTTAAACTCAATACTGATGAAAATCCCCAAGTTGCTAGTCAATACGGAATTCGCAGTATACCTACTCTGATGATCTTTAAAGGTGGTCAACGAGTAGATATGGTAGTAGGAGCAGTACCTAAAACTACCTTAGCTAATACATTAGAAAAATATCTTTAA
- a CDS encoding hypothetical protein (protein of unknown function DUF990) codes for MKLILKKATVLLSTHYAHMLEYRAEIFLWALSGSLPIILMGVWIQASQSGNFGLSSVNFARYFFSIFLVRQFTTIWVVWEFEREVIEGKLSFHLLQPIDPVWHHVARHLAEKLTRIPFMILFCGLFFLLYPESFWLPSFKRILLWIIAIAMAFTLNFLIQYTFALFAFWTERASAIQQFWYLFYIFLSGIIAPLEVFPPAVRQIVNWTPFPYLLHFPAALLVGLPIDIIRSITILLGWGIIFFVANRWLWRKGLKQYSGMGA; via the coding sequence ATGAAATTGATTTTAAAAAAAGCAACAGTTTTGCTATCAACTCATTATGCTCATATGCTTGAGTATAGAGCAGAAATTTTCTTGTGGGCATTATCAGGTTCGCTACCAATTATTTTAATGGGAGTATGGATTCAAGCCTCCCAATCTGGTAATTTTGGTTTAAGTTCGGTTAATTTTGCTCGCTATTTTTTTAGTATATTTTTAGTGAGACAATTTACTACAATTTGGGTAGTTTGGGAGTTTGAGAGAGAAGTAATTGAAGGAAAACTTTCGTTTCATCTACTACAACCAATCGATCCTGTTTGGCATCACGTCGCCAGACATCTAGCCGAAAAATTAACTCGAATTCCTTTCATGATTTTATTTTGTGGGTTATTTTTTCTGCTTTATCCAGAATCTTTTTGGTTACCAAGTTTCAAAAGAATTTTGTTATGGATAATTGCTATTGCAATGGCATTTACTTTAAATTTTTTGATTCAATATACTTTTGCACTTTTTGCATTTTGGACAGAAAGAGCTAGTGCAATTCAACAATTTTGGTATTTGTTTTATATTTTTTTATCAGGAATAATTGCTCCTTTAGAAGTTTTTCCTCCTGCTGTCAGACAAATAGTTAATTGGACTCCTTTTCCTTATTTGTTACATTTCCCTGCTGCACTTTTAGTCGGATTACCAATAGATATTATTCGTAGTATTACGATCCTTTTAGGATGGGGAATAATCTTTTTTGTTGCTAATCGCTGGTTGTGGAGAAAAGGATTAAAGCAATATTCAGGGATGGGAGCTTAA
- a CDS encoding tetratricopeptide TPR_2: MNNRDIIISSNQTITKYSSDLIKRGLNLAISINQSSLDCNEKFLLKKGKNLFEQEKYQEALECFDKIIEINPNYQDYTFWEIQAQTLLELKRYKESLISFYKIFEIEADIDYLQELLLEQANRLCELECHEEAMIFHEAAVEIKPDDSWGWYSQGITLSLLARYEEAIQSYDKSISLEVSDADIWQWRAWALYKLDRYDEVLFSYNKAIKLEPNSILFWTGKANALYKLERYEEALFAYDYAIKLGSNSTWIWLDRGDILDKLQRNEEANTCYNIAIGIDSSYTVNWLFNKAIDTNNHEQAVYLLDKVISIQPEYFEAWYNKGFSLYNLQKYEQALIAFDKAITIKSESYQNKAWYLKGIVLFDLQRYEEAVTSFDQAIAIEPNYYEAWFSRGVAMENLQRYYEAMFCYRKALKIQPDYQLAKFNLTLLELETTNY; the protein is encoded by the coding sequence ATGAATAATAGAGACATTATCATATCTTCCAATCAAACAATAACTAAGTATTCTTCAGATTTAATTAAAAGAGGATTAAATTTAGCAATTTCAATCAATCAGTCTAGTTTGGATTGTAATGAAAAATTTTTATTGAAGAAAGGTAAAAATTTATTTGAACAAGAAAAATATCAAGAGGCATTAGAGTGTTTTGACAAAATAATCGAAATAAATCCTAATTATCAGGATTATACATTTTGGGAAATACAAGCACAAACTTTATTAGAATTAAAAAGATATAAGGAATCACTAATTTCTTTTTACAAAATATTTGAAATTGAAGCGGATATAGATTATTTACAGGAACTTTTATTGGAACAAGCAAACCGACTGTGTGAATTAGAATGTCATGAAGAAGCAATGATTTTTCATGAGGCAGCAGTTGAGATTAAGCCAGATGATTCATGGGGATGGTATTCACAAGGCATAACGCTTTCTTTATTAGCAAGATATGAAGAGGCTATTCAATCTTATGATAAGTCTATCTCGCTTGAAGTTAGTGATGCCGATATTTGGCAGTGGAGAGCATGGGCGTTATATAAACTAGATAGATATGATGAAGTGCTTTTTTCTTATAATAAAGCGATAAAACTAGAACCGAATAGCATTTTGTTTTGGACGGGAAAAGCAAATGCGTTATACAAATTAGAAAGATATGAAGAAGCTCTATTTGCTTACGATTACGCTATTAAACTTGGTTCTAATTCAACTTGGATTTGGTTGGATAGAGGCGATATTTTAGATAAATTGCAAAGAAATGAAGAAGCAAATACTTGTTACAATATAGCAATTGGTATAGATTCTAGTTATACAGTTAATTGGTTGTTTAATAAGGCTATAGATACAAATAACCACGAGCAAGCAGTCTATTTATTAGATAAAGTAATTTCAATTCAACCTGAATATTTTGAAGCTTGGTACAATAAGGGTTTTTCTCTATACAATTTACAAAAGTATGAACAAGCTCTTATTGCTTTTGACAAAGCTATTACTATTAAATCAGAATCTTATCAAAATAAAGCATGGTATCTAAAAGGTATAGTACTGTTTGACTTACAGAGATATGAAGAGGCAGTAACTTCGTTTGATCAAGCGATCGCTATTGAACCAAATTATTATGAAGCTTGGTTTAGTAGAGGGGTTGCAATGGAAAACTTACAAAGATATTATGAAGCAATGTTTTGTTATCGTAAAGCACTAAAAATTCAACCTGATTATCAATTAGCAAAATTTAATCTGACATTACTTGAATTAGAAACAACTAATTATTAA
- a CDS encoding DnaJ-like protein, with product MENGIIHKLTPEQEELERKKIELASLETELAEKELNLATFQAELNAFEKEYMRAIGIRYTELDRIEAQINEYMELLESAKDFKPSQELKKLYREVAKKIHPDLATDENERQRRQQLMAEANQAYEDGNVEKLQAILHDWESSPESVKGEGISFELIRIIRQIAQSRKRLKVIQSEIEALEQTELYQLKIKIIEAKKVGQDLLADMANELDKQINIAMQKLEELKIKLNL from the coding sequence ATGGAAAATGGCATTATCCACAAGCTTACTCCCGAACAAGAAGAACTTGAAAGAAAAAAGATCGAACTAGCTTCATTAGAAACAGAATTAGCGGAAAAAGAATTAAATTTAGCAACTTTTCAAGCAGAGTTAAATGCTTTTGAAAAAGAATATATGCGAGCTATCGGTATTCGTTACACAGAATTAGATCGGATAGAAGCTCAAATTAACGAATACATGGAACTTTTGGAATCTGCTAAAGATTTTAAACCATCCCAAGAGCTAAAAAAATTGTATCGAGAAGTAGCTAAAAAAATACATCCAGATTTAGCAACAGATGAAAATGAACGCCAACGCAGACAGCAATTAATGGCTGAAGCCAATCAAGCTTATGAAGACGGCAATGTAGAAAAGCTACAGGCAATTTTACACGATTGGGAAAGTAGTCCTGAATCTGTTAAAGGAGAAGGAATTAGTTTCGAGTTAATTCGCATTATTCGTCAAATTGCTCAAAGTAGAAAACGTTTAAAAGTAATTCAATCAGAAATTGAGGCTTTAGAACAAACCGAACTTTATCAACTAAAGATAAAAATTATTGAAGCTAAAAAAGTTGGACAAGATTTATTAGCAGATATGGCTAATGAATTAGATAAGCAAATTAATATTGCGATGCAAAAGTTAGAAGAATTAAAAATTAAACTAAATTTATAG
- the leuI gene encoding 2-isopropylmalate synthase, with the protein MKSPIILFDTTMRDGELTPGVSINLQQKIQLVQLLEELEVDIIEVGYPGFYKKDFDEVLGVSQVITKSIVCGLAGSKFSEIDTLGRAIKPASRGRINIYTNVNTKTQSKLNQQQILELIKTNISLARTYCDDIQWCAFDAVNAKLDFLCQAVEIAINSGVKTICIPDSFGTLSPEEFFSLISKIANQVPNIDRAIISVHCHNDLDLAVENSIAALDAGARQIECSINGLGARKGNANLADIIKAIEQQNNYQVSCEKNLISQASELVSQITQKSY; encoded by the coding sequence ATGAAATCTCCAATAATTCTTTTTGATACAACTATGAGAGATGGAGAACTTACTCCAGGTGTCAGTATCAATCTTCAACAAAAGATTCAATTAGTGCAGCTATTAGAAGAGCTAGAAGTAGATATTATTGAAGTTGGTTATCCTGGCTTTTATAAAAAAGATTTTGATGAAGTTCTAGGTGTATCTCAGGTAATTACTAAGTCAATTGTTTGTGGATTGGCTGGTTCTAAATTTTCAGAAATTGATACTTTAGGTAGAGCTATTAAACCAGCATCTAGAGGCAGAATTAATATTTATACTAACGTTAATACAAAAACCCAATCGAAGTTAAATCAACAACAAATTTTAGAATTAATTAAGACTAATATTAGTTTAGCTAGAACTTATTGTGATGATATTCAATGGTGTGCTTTTGATGCTGTTAATGCTAAACTAGATTTTCTTTGTCAGGCAGTAGAGATAGCAATTAATAGTGGAGTAAAAACCATTTGTATTCCCGATAGCTTTGGTACTTTATCTCCTGAAGAATTTTTTAGTTTAATTTCTAAAATTGCCAATCAAGTTCCAAATATAGATCGAGCAATAATTTCAGTTCATTGTCACAACGATCTCGATCTAGCAGTTGAGAATTCTATCGCTGCTTTAGATGCTGGTGCAAGACAAATTGAATGTTCGATTAATGGACTAGGCGCAAGAAAAGGAAATGCCAATTTAGCAGATATTATTAAAGCAATTGAACAACAAAATAATTATCAAGTTAGTTGCGAAAAAAATTTAATTTCTCAAGCTTCTGAATTAGTTAGTCAAATAACCCAAAAGTCTTATTAG
- a CDS encoding Antibiotic biosynthesis monooxygenase, whose protein sequence is MSQSVRVVARVIALPDKIEQLKAVLIELIEPTRAEAGCIQYDLLQNTSNPTDFTFVEEWSSTAALETHLTSQHLQKAINKINGLVAQSPDIRRYEQINFNS, encoded by the coding sequence ATGTCTCAATCAGTACGAGTAGTTGCTCGGGTTATTGCCCTTCCTGACAAAATAGAACAACTAAAAGCAGTTTTAATTGAACTAATTGAACCAACTCGTGCTGAAGCTGGATGTATTCAATACGATTTGTTGCAAAATACTTCCAATCCGACAGACTTTACTTTTGTAGAAGAATGGTCATCAACAGCAGCCTTAGAAACTCATCTTACTAGTCAACATCTCCAGAAAGCTATCAACAAAATTAATGGTTTAGTCGCTCAATCACCAGATATTCGTCGTTACGAACAAATTAATTTTAATTCTTAA
- a CDS encoding Auxin Efflux Carrier, translated as MLPLLPAVIPVSLIILIGFIAGRTLPLDNQTVSKITLYVLSPALVFDSLYRTTLSLKSTQDLLIAFALTSCLTYLLVWIISQIGKLTPSLQKGLIATTIFSNNGNIGLPVANFAFGAAGLERAVLYMIGSSILMFCFGPAILKGKGLDYSIRLILKLPLFWSILAAVGLRLLAFTFPFQIDLAIQELGQAAIPVALILLGMQLSHTKFELRIKEIFAAILRLVIAPLIAYFIGLNLHLESLNLQILVLQSAMPTAVNSLVLVTEFGGDANFVARSIVTSTVMSFVTLPLVLWLLSIYI; from the coding sequence ATGCTTCCTCTTCTTCCTGCGGTTATTCCTGTTAGCTTAATTATTTTAATTGGTTTTATTGCTGGTCGTACCTTACCACTAGATAATCAAACCGTTTCCAAAATAACTTTATATGTTTTATCTCCTGCCCTAGTTTTTGATAGTTTATACCGTACCACTCTTTCACTTAAAAGTACTCAAGATTTATTAATTGCTTTTGCTTTGACTTCTTGTTTAACTTATTTGTTAGTTTGGATAATTAGCCAAATTGGTAAACTCACACCTTCTTTACAAAAAGGTTTAATTGCTACAACGATTTTTTCTAATAATGGTAATATTGGTCTTCCTGTCGCTAATTTTGCTTTTGGTGCAGCAGGATTAGAACGAGCGGTACTTTATATGATTGGTTCAAGCATTCTGATGTTTTGTTTTGGTCCTGCTATTTTGAAAGGCAAGGGACTTGATTATAGTATCCGTTTGATTTTAAAACTGCCTTTGTTTTGGTCAATTTTAGCAGCAGTTGGTTTACGTTTATTAGCTTTTACATTTCCTTTTCAAATTGATTTGGCTATTCAAGAATTAGGACAAGCTGCTATTCCTGTAGCTTTAATTTTACTGGGGATGCAATTGTCTCATACTAAATTTGAATTAAGAATCAAAGAAATTTTTGCTGCAATTTTACGTTTAGTAATTGCTCCTCTGATTGCCTATTTTATTGGCTTAAATCTTCATTTAGAAAGTTTAAATCTGCAAATTTTAGTGTTACAAAGCGCGATGCCAACCGCAGTTAATTCTTTAGTTTTAGTTACTGAATTTGGTGGTGACGCTAATTTTGTGGCTCGGTCAATTGTAACTTCTACCGTGATGAGTTTTGTAACTCTTCCTTTAGTACTATGGTTATTGTCAATTTATATTTAA
- a CDS encoding oxidoreductase, short chain dehydrogenase/reductase family: protein MKPNFNERHAIITGGSSGIGKATAKLLAQLGANISIIAREPYKLSQAQQEIQALTINSQQQVLTFAADVSDRKQNETAIQQAIANLGNPDLLITSAGIAHPGYFTELPLEIFEKTMAINYFGSLYSIKAVVPAMEKQGRGQIVLVSSGAGLIGLYGYTPYSPSKFALRGLAEALRGELKPKNIQVSIVYPPDTDTPQLAAENKTKPLETKKITGTAQTWQPEAIAQEIIKGINHHQFAIAPGLEITILNRFHSLITPLLNWYFDRIVEQVNQFAK, encoded by the coding sequence ATGAAACCAAATTTTAACGAGCGACACGCTATTATTACCGGAGGTTCTAGTGGGATCGGTAAAGCTACAGCCAAACTTTTAGCTCAACTAGGTGCCAACATTTCGATCATCGCTCGCGAACCCTACAAACTATCTCAAGCACAACAAGAAATTCAAGCTTTAACTATCAACTCTCAACAACAAGTTTTAACTTTTGCTGCCGACGTTAGCGATCGCAAACAAAATGAAACTGCCATCCAACAAGCGATCGCAAATTTAGGCAATCCTGATCTTTTAATTACTTCAGCGGGGATAGCTCATCCTGGTTATTTTACCGAACTTCCACTTGAAATCTTTGAAAAAACCATGGCAATTAACTATTTTGGCTCTTTATATAGTATAAAAGCCGTAGTTCCTGCTATGGAAAAGCAAGGAAGAGGTCAAATTGTTCTAGTTTCTTCTGGTGCTGGTTTAATTGGTTTATATGGTTATACTCCTTACTCCCCAAGCAAATTTGCTCTCAGAGGATTAGCTGAAGCTCTTAGAGGCGAGTTAAAACCAAAAAATATCCAAGTATCGATTGTTTATCCTCCTGATACCGACACTCCGCAACTCGCAGCCGAAAACAAAACCAAACCCTTAGAAACCAAAAAGATTACAGGAACTGCTCAAACTTGGCAACCAGAAGCTATTGCTCAAGAAATTATTAAAGGAATTAATCACCATCAATTTGCGATCGCACCAGGATTAGAAATAACCATTTTAAATCGATTTCATAGTTTAATTACACCTTTATTAAATTGGTATTTTGATCGCATTGTCGAGCAAGTTAATCAATTTGCTAAGTAA
- a CDS encoding acetyl-CoA carboxylase, biotin carboxyl carrier protein produces MSINFQELRELLSAIAQTDIAELTLKSDEFELMVRKGTSITPTPTTIVTPGVTEVVPPPSPPKSVVLPNSPPETSSTPAIDKKWVEITSPMVGTFYRAPAPEEPPFVDTGERISKGQTVCIIEAMKLMNEIEAEISGQVMEILVQNGEPVEYGQTLMWVNPD; encoded by the coding sequence GTGTCTATAAATTTTCAAGAACTTAGAGAGTTATTATCAGCGATCGCTCAAACTGATATTGCAGAGTTAACCCTAAAAAGTGACGAGTTTGAATTAATGGTACGTAAGGGAACAAGTATCACCCCTACACCAACTACAATTGTTACTCCTGGGGTAACTGAAGTAGTTCCACCTCCTTCTCCCCCTAAATCTGTAGTTTTACCAAATTCTCCTCCAGAAACTTCTTCAACACCTGCGATAGATAAAAAATGGGTAGAAATTACTTCCCCGATGGTGGGAACTTTTTATCGCGCTCCTGCACCAGAGGAACCGCCTTTTGTTGACACAGGAGAAAGGATTAGTAAAGGACAGACAGTTTGTATCATTGAAGCAATGAAGCTGATGAATGAGATTGAAGCTGAAATTTCTGGACAAGTGATGGAAATCTTGGTACAAAATGGTGAACCTGTAGAGTACGGACAAACTTTAATGTGGGTTAATCCCGATTAA
- the efp gene encoding elongation factor P, whose amino-acid sequence MISSNDFRTGVSIELDGSVWRVVEFLHVKPGKGSAFVRTKLKNVQTGSVVERTFRAGETVPQANLEKRTMQHTYKEGEDLVFMDMETYEEARLTPAQIGNRVQYIKEEMEVNVLFWNGQVMEVDLPTSVVLEVVDTDPGVKGDTATGGSKPAIVETGAQVMVPLFISIGERIKVDTRDGSYLGRE is encoded by the coding sequence ATGATTTCTAGTAATGATTTTCGCACTGGCGTAAGCATCGAGTTAGATGGTTCTGTCTGGCGAGTAGTAGAGTTTCTTCATGTTAAACCAGGTAAAGGTTCAGCATTTGTGCGAACTAAGCTGAAAAATGTCCAAACGGGGAGTGTCGTTGAACGAACATTTCGGGCAGGGGAAACTGTTCCTCAAGCTAATTTAGAGAAAAGAACAATGCAACATACCTATAAAGAAGGAGAAGATCTCGTCTTTATGGATATGGAAACTTATGAAGAAGCTCGTCTAACTCCAGCCCAAATTGGTAATCGTGTTCAGTACATTAAAGAAGAAATGGAAGTTAATGTGCTGTTTTGGAATGGGCAAGTCATGGAAGTTGATTTACCTACTTCGGTAGTTTTAGAAGTAGTCGATACCGATCCTGGTGTAAAAGGAGATACCGCGACAGGAGGCTCAAAACCCGCTATAGTTGAAACCGGAGCGCAAGTAATGGTACCACTATTTATTTCCATCGGCGAAAGAATTAAAGTTGATACTCGCGATGGTTCTTATTTAGGCAGAGAATAA